Part of the Ochotona princeps isolate mOchPri1 chromosome 15, mOchPri1.hap1, whole genome shotgun sequence genome, GCCTTCCTAACCCTGAAGAGCTGCAGGGTTTGGCTATGAGGTGTAGGGGTCAGCAGCGGGGCCACAGCtggcctgggagccagggaggcTGCTGGGTGTTGTGCCAGCTACTCACGAGGGAGAAATGGTCGTCATCGGGCTCTGCCTCGTTGCCATCTCGCGCGTCCAGGGGCACAGTGTGCACGCGGAAAAGCATTTTGGCTGCTGCATTACGCTTGGCCAGTTTCTTCGAAGTGCCACTGCCTGTGGGAGGGGACAGGGCTCCTGCGTGTGGGTGCCCAGAGCCCCCCTGTGCCCATACCCAGCCCAAGCTGGCATTAAGGGTCTTTCCCTGGGGGGTGAGGTATCATTCGAAAAGAGAGCTGGGGCACCACAGAGTAAGGCTGGGGGCTGCGGGAACCCCATTACCGATCTCAATGAACCGTTCCACTCGGCAGGTCATGGTGAACTCCTTACGATGGGCGGGCCCAGACTCCTGGGTCACTGTGTACTCGGGCAGCCGCCAGCCCTTCTGCACCACCAGTTCCTTCGCAGGGAGGCATGGGGGCCATGAGGCTAAGCCAGACAACTCCCCAAAGACAGCACCACCACCCCCCTACCTGCCTCAGGAACAGGAAGGCTGGGGTCCCAGAAAAGGGAGCAGTGCAGGGCCCAGCCCCTCCCATACCCTCTCCCTGCTACACACATCACACCACCTCCCCTCATGGCCTTGCTTCCAGGGCAGATGAGACTGGGCACACCTGCAGAGCCCCCACGGGGTTGCACTCTGACTGCTGGGGGGACACGGAGGGCTGCATCTCCATAGGAGAGCTCCTGAAGGAGAAAGGCACAGGGGTAAGCCGGTGGTCCTTTCCCAGGTGCCCAcagggccagctccctgctccccaccagaTGGCCCGTCGGCCtccacctctgcttccttccctcccttcccacccACCCAAGGGAGGCCACCCTCTGGGTCCCAGGGCCGTCTCAGTTCAGACGGGGACACTGGGCAAGGGGCCAGCCACACACCTGATTGCCCAGGAGCACCATCTGGGAGAAAATGGGGCCTGCAAACCCCTTGGGGCAGTAGAAAATCCCCCCCAGGGTTACATGAAGCTCCTCCACCCCCAGCTTGTCTGTATTCATAACTCTGACCAGCCGGGGACCAGAGGCTAGGGGTCACCAggacccctccctccccacctcgaGGCATCAGAGAGGACTACCTGGTgaggccagtggatggaacaggAGCAGTCATGGCTGCTGCAGTAAGGACCGGAGCGTCCTCAGGCAGTGCGGAGtctaggggagagagagaacttcccaaGGGGAAGGGGGGCCCTAGGGTCACACCCCTGTGTTGGGGGCACACGGGCCCTGCCCAactgagccaggcctgggaggcTCGGCCTGGCAGCTCTCCTTCCCAGGATCCATTGTTGCCCATCACTGGATCAAAGAAGTGGAGAGGGTTGGCGCTCAGGAAAGTGAGTGCCCAGGAGGCTGTGCAGGCAGAGGCAGCGTGTCTGGGGCAGAGCTCCCCagcacagacccaggctccaggCTAGAGCCATCACCCAGAGGCGCCAGCCATTCTCCAGCCCCAGAAGCCCCCCACCCACGCACGCACCCACCCGGGTCGAGGCTGGCCGGGTTGTGGTCCCTGACAACAGGGCTCCTAGGAGAGCATGCCCACCCGTCCCTCACCTGCTGTCCTCCACGGGCGGCTCCAGCATGTTCCCCCCTTTGAGGTGTTTGAGGGCCACCTCAGCCGCTCTGTGCTTGGCTGCCTTCTTGCTGGGGCCCTGACCTGGGAAGTTGGGGGTAGGTATCACTTGGAGGGACAAGAGGACCACCTAGCATCCCAGGGACACTCTGGGCAGCCTCAACCTCCCACCCACACCTGCTGGATGGAGTTAGAACTTGGCCAGGCCAGACAGCTGAGCCTACCCTTTAAGCAGGAAAAGCCTGACTCTGTCCTCCCCTAGCCCAGCAAAGCAGGTTCTTTCCCCTCAATAAAGACACAGATGGGGTCCCAGCCCCGTACTGCCCCTCCTAAGACGCTCAACAAACGGGCAGATACTAACCCACCGCCGTGCCCGGAGTGAGCCCGTGTCTGTGGACCCAGGGCCCCAggccctccacagcctgccaagCCAGCTGGGACTCTGTCCTGCCTGCTCTTCCACTGCCCCCATGTCCGACCtgacaccccacccacccagagTCCTGTTCTCCCCAGGGGGATGTGGGGGACACAGTCCCTGCGCCTGCAGCACCCCAGCCTTCCTCACCAGTGCAGCTGGTGTCGCCAACGGTGACCCGAAAGGTGAAATTAGGCTGGTGGGCTTGGCCCTCGGCTTTGAGCAGGTCGTACACGGGCGTCTTCCCTATTCTGGTCCCATACTCCTGCAGCAGGCTGATGGGGGTCTTGCCCGGGTTGGCGGCCAGCATTTGCTCTATACTGAGGGCAGGGGTACAGACCCACATCACACCTCCCCTCTCTGCACCCACCTGGCCGTGCACCGCCAGACCAGACCTGGGCAGACGGTGGGGGTGGACACAGAAAGGGGTACGAGCCCGGGGGGCTGCGGGTGCACAGGAGTCTAACATCCACTGGCTAGGTCGTTGGTGGTGAGGTgcaggctgggagagcagtgtCCACTACCCCGGGCAGGTGGGGGTGGCACGATGCAGGTTGGAAGTGCAGACCCCCTCACCGCCCGACACAAGGCAGGCCGGGAACCCAGTACCCACCCAGTGCCCTGAAGGTGGGGGGCATGAAGCCCAGTGCTCCAGTGCAGCCTGGGAACAGGGCCAACGTCAAAACTACTTAGGGGTGGAAGCGGTGACCACCACCCCCCGATGCATGCCGGGAAACCACTGCCCACTCCCCCGGTGCCTGCCGGGAAAAGCCTGCGGCCAGGTGCATGCTGGGGCCGCGCCGCTCCCCGGCGCCGCGCCGCCCGCACGCGGTCCGCCCCGCCGGCTTCCCCGGGGTGGCGGCTCACCTGGGCAGCCCGCAGCCCGCGACAGTGCCGGAGCCCTGCTCCTCCTCACTCATTCCCTCCTCCGTCCCCGCGGGCGCCACCGTGACTGCAGCCTCCACGCGCGCCCCAGGACGCCCGCCGACGAGCTAGGGCCTGGGCCGAGCCCGGAGTCGCGGCCGGCAGGGCCCGCCGCGGGGCACGCTGGGAGCCGCCGTCCCCCGCCCACCCCGGGCCGGGCGTCGCCATCGGCCCCACAAGCCCCCGCGCGGCCGGACGCCGCACAGCCTTGTGGGAGGGGCGGACCTCGTGGGCGGGGCGTGGCTTCCGCCGTCCTGCCGAAGCCCGCTGGCTTCCTGGCCCGTCCTAGCCGTGGACGTGCGTTCTGGCTGTGGTGAAGCCGTGGACGTGCGTCCTTATCTGTGGGCATGCGTCCAGGCTGTGGTGAAGCTGTGGACGTGCGTCCTTGGCTGTGGGCATGCGTCCTGGCTGTGGTGAGGCCGTGGACATGCGTCCTTAACTGTGGGCATGCTTCCTGGCCGGGTAGAAGCGGCTGCAGGCGGGGCTGGTGGTGAAGAGAAGCCTTTCGAATTCGAGAAAACTACAGAACCCAGAAGCTCGCGCGGCATCCTTGTGGCTGCTGGAGGAGGGGCGGACTCAAGTGCGCAAGGAAGCTCCTGCGCTGTGATTGGTTACTCCGGTTGCG contains:
- the TARBP2 gene encoding RISC-loading complex subunit TARBP2 isoform X1 — encoded protein: MSEEEQGSGTVAGCGLPSIEQMLAANPGKTPISLLQEYGTRIGKTPVYDLLKAEGQAHQPNFTFRVTVGDTSCTGQGPSKKAAKHRAAEVALKHLKGGNMLEPPVEDSSSLSPLDSALPEDAPVLTAAAMTAPVPSTGLTRSSPMEMQPSVSPQQSECNPVGALQELVVQKGWRLPEYTVTQESGPAHRKEFTMTCRVERFIEIGSGTSKKLAKRNAAAKMLFRVHTVPLDARDGNEAEPDDDHFSLGAGSRLDGLRSRGPGCTWDSLRNSMGDKILSLRSCSLGSLGALGPTCCSILSELSEEQAFHVSYLDIEELSLSGLCQCLVELSTQPATVCHGSATTREAARGDAARRALQYLKIMAGSK
- the TARBP2 gene encoding RISC-loading complex subunit TARBP2 isoform X2; the encoded protein is MLAANPGKTPISLLQEYGTRIGKTPVYDLLKAEGQAHQPNFTFRVTVGDTSCTGQGPSKKAAKHRAAEVALKHLKGGNMLEPPVEDSSSLSPLDSALPEDAPVLTAAAMTAPVPSTGLTRSSPMEMQPSVSPQQSECNPVGALQELVVQKGWRLPEYTVTQESGPAHRKEFTMTCRVERFIEIGSGTSKKLAKRNAAAKMLFRVHTVPLDARDGNEAEPDDDHFSLGAGSRLDGLRSRGPGCTWDSLRNSMGDKILSLRSCSLGSLGALGPTCCSILSELSEEQAFHVSYLDIEELSLSGLCQCLVELSTQPATVCHGSATTREAARGDAARRALQYLKIMAGSK